One region of Haloterrigena salifodinae genomic DNA includes:
- the trxA gene encoding thioredoxin — protein sequence MATDARGGAAGESTDEPLHVEGEDHLEDVTTAYDVVLVDFYADWCGPCQMLEPVLEGLADETAAVIAKVDVDEHQQLAAAYGVRGVPTLALFADGEQVEQHTGALPEDRLRGLIEEYAE from the coding sequence ATGGCAACCGATGCACGCGGCGGCGCTGCGGGAGAGTCGACCGACGAACCGCTCCACGTCGAAGGCGAGGACCACCTCGAGGACGTCACCACGGCGTACGACGTCGTGCTCGTGGACTTCTACGCCGACTGGTGCGGTCCCTGCCAGATGCTCGAGCCGGTCCTCGAGGGGCTGGCCGACGAGACCGCGGCCGTGATCGCGAAGGTCGACGTCGACGAACACCAGCAACTGGCGGCCGCCTACGGCGTTCGCGGCGTCCCGACGCTCGCTCTCTTCGCGGACGGTGAGCAGGTCGAACAGCACACCGGCGCGCTGCCAGAGGACCGACTCCGCGGTCTGATCGAAGAATACGCGGAATAG
- a CDS encoding cobalamin-independent methionine synthase II family protein — protein sequence MTTTEDRIRTTHIGSLPRPPELLDLLTARQNGDAVDEDEWDETVADATKDVLERQAEAGLDIVNNGEQPRVSFNWYVADRLSGIEGEREQELWADLQEFPDYAEETFQTDVIDLSMQPVVSGPVEYTGYEEAEAELEGFRNALEAVDADFEGTFVTSASPSIVATTHVDDHYDSYEEFLFAVADAMAEEYELVAETGMTLQIDAPELLTIGQTAAYADEPLEEIREATRLHVEALNEALAGIPEEQVRLHTCWGSYEGPHHLDADLVDLLPEIYEADITGLSVEQANPRHQHEYRAFAEQPLPDGWTLLPGVVDVKTNIIDHPETIADRLERVADAVDESTPIVAAPDCGFGTQAGLGMVDPEIAWAKLEALVEGAEIATDRLD from the coding sequence ATGACGACTACGGAAGACCGAATTCGCACGACGCACATCGGGAGCCTCCCGCGACCGCCGGAACTGCTCGACCTGCTCACGGCGCGCCAGAACGGCGACGCTGTCGACGAAGACGAGTGGGACGAAACCGTCGCGGACGCCACGAAAGACGTCCTCGAGCGACAGGCCGAGGCCGGACTCGACATCGTTAACAACGGTGAACAGCCGCGGGTCTCGTTCAACTGGTACGTCGCGGACCGACTGAGCGGGATCGAGGGCGAGCGCGAGCAAGAGCTCTGGGCCGACCTCCAGGAGTTCCCCGACTACGCCGAGGAGACGTTCCAGACCGACGTCATCGACCTCTCGATGCAGCCCGTCGTCTCCGGTCCTGTCGAGTACACCGGCTACGAGGAGGCCGAAGCCGAACTCGAGGGATTCCGGAACGCGCTCGAGGCCGTCGACGCTGACTTCGAGGGGACGTTCGTCACCTCGGCGTCGCCGAGCATCGTCGCGACCACGCACGTCGACGACCATTACGACTCCTACGAGGAATTCCTCTTCGCCGTCGCGGATGCGATGGCCGAAGAGTACGAACTCGTCGCCGAGACCGGGATGACCCTCCAGATCGACGCCCCCGAACTCCTCACCATCGGCCAGACGGCGGCCTACGCGGACGAACCCCTCGAGGAGATTCGAGAGGCCACGCGCCTCCACGTCGAGGCACTCAACGAGGCGCTGGCGGGGATCCCTGAAGAGCAGGTTCGCCTCCACACCTGCTGGGGAAGCTACGAGGGCCCCCACCACCTCGACGCGGATCTCGTCGACCTCCTGCCGGAGATCTACGAGGCCGACATCACGGGGCTGAGCGTCGAACAGGCCAACCCCCGACACCAACACGAGTACCGCGCGTTCGCCGAACAGCCGCTTCCAGACGGGTGGACGCTGCTGCCCGGCGTCGTCGACGTGAAGACGAACATCATCGACCACCCGGAGACGATCGCGGACCGCCTCGAGCGCGTGGCCGACGCGGTCGATGAGTCAACGCCGATCGTCGCCGCGCCCGACTGCGGGTTCGGCACGCAGGCCGGCCTCGGGATGGTCGACCCCGAAATCGCGTGGGCGAAACTCGAGGCGCTCGTCGAGGGCGCCGAGATCGCGACCGACCGCCTCGATTGA